The sequence below is a genomic window from Candidatus Cloacimonadota bacterium.
TGTTTCCTTGAGGCCGGTGCTGCGTTCGATCACTTCCAGGTGGCAATAGTAAAGGCCGATGGGCAGGCGGTTCATCGTCTGGTCGCGGCCGTCCCACTGGAAACTTTCGATGCCGAGGGCGTTGCTGATGTTGCGGTTTACGGGAGTGGCCACCAAGCGCCCCTGCGCGTCGTAGATGCGCACGATCGCCTTCACGTTGATGCCCGCGGCTGAGGTCTTGCAGCCGTATTCGATGGTGAGTTTCTCGTTCAGCTCCGGGTTGAAGATGTTGCGGGCGTTGTTGGGATTGGTCACATTCAACCAGGCGATGCTGGTGCGGATGGGTACCAGCATTTTGCCGCTGTTGATGGACTGGATGGGTGTGGTGTCGTAAGCGAAGGAAACCAGCTGGATCACCGATTCACCGTAACTGGTGGGGGTGAGATCGAGCTTGAACAGCACCTGGTCGTCGGCGCTGGAAGTGATGGGTTCCTGGGATTGGTAAAGCACATAGAGCGAATCGCCGGCCGCCGAGATCCAGTATTCCGGCTCGAAGGCGGTCATGGTTTCGGCAATTTCCAAACCGTTGAACCGCACCTTGTCCGGGTCGAGCCTAAGGTAGGCGCGGTAGGAGGAAACCCCCCACGCTGGCTTGATGCGGGAAGTGATGATGTTCACGTCCACGGGGGTGTCGATCTCGGCATTGGTGGTCTGCACGCGCACGGTGGCGTTGGAGACGTCGTCGATCTGCACCAGGTCGGTCATTTCGCGGGGATTGATGCCAAAATAGTTGAAGGAATAATCCACCACGCCTTGGATGCGGGCCCAGTTTTGCCCCACGCTCATCTGCGGCCAGGAAAAGCCGCTGCGGGGGAAGCACTGGTCGTCGATCTGGCAGGCGCCGCTGCCGTCATTGACGTTGAACTCGCCATAGTTGTTCGGAGTGGAGGTCACGTTCACGTTTTCCACCTTCACAAACACGCTTTCCCACTGCTCGGCGGCGGAGCCAGTGAGGCTGCCGGTGGTCACCAGGGCCGGCAGAGGCAGGGGGTTGCCCTGGCTAAGCACCTGAAACCCTGTGGTGGGTGACATTTCGGTGAATTCGTAGTACTCTGTGATGGTGCCTGTGACCTGGACCTTGTCGCCGCGCTGGGGGGCGTACTGGTTCGTAAAGATCAAAAGTCCGCTCCAGGGACCGCCCTCGGGGTCCGAGATCACGAAACCCTTGTTGGTGGTGCTGGTGCCGGTGTAAAACACTTCGGCCACCACAATGCCTTCGACCGTCACCACGCTGCCCGAATAGGGCGAGGCGCCGCCGGCTTGGGTGGTGTACTGAACGTCATGGCAGGTGAGCACCTGGGCGAACATCAGTCCGGAGAGGGCCAGCGCCATCACGCATAGCAAAAAGTATCTCATCTATTGCTCCTTGTCTGGTAAATTTATCTCGGGGGTGGGAAGCGATTCCGGCTGGGGGGCCTTCTTCCCGCTAATGAAGATCATGTCCACGATCAGCAGGCACATGGCGAAAAAGATGGCGCTGTCGGCCACGTTGAAAACGGGGAAGCGCTCCATGCCCCTGATCAGGTCGGGGATGTCGAAACTGACAAAATCGGTGACCGCGCCCAGGATGGGCCGGTCGATGAGGTTGTTGCCGATGGCCCCACCCAGCACCAAACCGAAGGCCACCACCTGGATCTTGTGGGTGGCGCGGCTGAGCAGCCAGAGGATGAAAACCACGGCCAGCACCGAGGTGCCGATGAAAAACGCCTTGTTCCAAAGCGGATTGGGCAGCGACAAACTGAAAGCCGCCCCGGTGTTTTCCAGATGCCCTATCTGCAGGAAATCGCCCCACAGCCTCTCGCCCACCGTGATCCATTTGCCCATCGGGATGTATTTGCGCACCAATATCTTGCTCATCTGGTCCAAAACGATCACGGCGGCCATGATGATGAAGGCGGGATATCTTTTGGGTCTGTCCATGCGCTATTTTTTCTGCCTGCGCTTTTTGTCTTCCATCTTTTCCATGCAGGCGATGCAGTACTGGGCGTAGGGTATGATCTCCAGGCGGCTTTCGTTGATGTTCTCGCCGCACATTTCGCAGACCCCGTAGTTGCCTTCGTAGATCTTGCGCAGGGCGTCGTTCAGCTGGCGGATCTTGTTGCGTTCCTGCTCCATCATCATCACGGTCTGTTCCATCAGGTTCGTGTCCGAGCCCTGGTCCGCCTGATGATAGGCGTAGGAGGAGAGGTCGCCGCTGCTCTCGCGGGCGCCGATGCTCTGGTCTTTATTTATGTCTTCGACGTAGGCAACGCTTTCCTTAAGTTCCTTCTGAATGATCTCCTCGAACTTCTTAAGTTTCTTTGCTGTCAATGGTTTAGCCGCCATCGGTCACTCCTGTGCTATCTGCATTTGAATTGATTTACCCTCATATCTGGCCCTGCCCCAGGTGTCAATGAAAATATCCAGCGTGGTCATTTCAGGCCACTTACGAATTCAGTGATGATGTAGATGAGCCAGGCGGAAGCCTTGTCCGCGTTGGCGCGGATCTCTTCCTGGGAATGGGCCTGGTCGTGCAGCAGATTGCTGTAGTTGGTCACCACGGAAAAGGCCAGCACCTTCATCCCGGCGTGCCGGGCCGCGATCACTTCGGGAACGGTGGACATGCCCACCAGGTCCGCTCCCCAACCGGCGAAAGCCGCGCACTCCGCCCGGGTTTCCAGGCTGGGGCCGGTCACGGCGATGTAGGTCCCTTCACGCAGGGTGATCCCGGCGCGGGCGGCGATGGCTGCGCAGGCTTGCCTGTGATCGGGATCGTAAGGCTGGTTGAGGCTGGGAAAACGTTCGCCGAGGCTGGCATCGTTTTCGCCGCAGAGGGGATTGCCGCCCATGAAGTTGATGTGGTCGCTCAGCATCACGATCGAGCCGGGGCTGAGTTCTTCGCGCAGGCTGCCGGACGCGTTGGTCACGATCAGGGTTTCGATGCCCAGGCAGGCCAGCACCCGGGTAGGGAAAACCACCGTGGGGAGCGGATGCCCCTCGTAATGGTGAAACCGGCCCTGCAGATAGAGCACTTTTTGCCCGCCAAGCTCACCCAGGATCAGGTTGCCCTTGTGCGAAGGCGCCGTGCTGCTGGCGAATCCGGGGATCCCGGAGTAGGGTATCTGAACCAGGATCCGTCCCTGTTCGGCGATGCCGTTCAGCCCGGTGCCCAGGATCAAAGCCACTTTCGGAACCTCGGGCAGGCGCTGTTTCAGCCAGTCCGCGGTTTGCCGGTACGCCGCGCTCATGAAAGCTGGTTGTCCTCAACCGGCGGCTTGGCGTTGGGGGCGATCTCTTCCTTGATCTGCCTGAAATCCGAATCCAGCAGGTGTTCCGGCGGCTTGCTCAGCAGCGGGTCTTTGTCGATGCGGTCCTGAAAAGTGTTGAGCTCGCTCTTGAACTGCATCAGGAACTGGCGCTTCTGCTCCTTGATCTGGATGTATTGCTGTTCCAGCACGCCCAGATACTGTTTCGCCTCCTGGATCGCGCGCTTGGCCTTGAGTTCGGCCTCGTGGATGATGTTTTCCGCTTCCTTGCGGGCGTTGGAGATGATGTCGGCCTTGGTCTTTTCGGCAAAGACCAGGGTGCGGCTGATCAGCTCTTCGCGCCGCTTCAGCTCTTCTACCGCGCTTCCGGCCTGAACGGCTTCCTGCCGCACTTCCAGCTGTGCCAGCTCGCGGCGCTGCAATTCCTTTTCCTGCCGGTTCTGGTATTCCTCCAGTTCCGAGGCCAGCTCTTCCAGGTAATCCTTCACTTCTTTCTTGCTGTAGCCCATCAGGGAGCCCGAAAACTCCTGATGGCGTATGTCTGTGGGAAATAATGACATTAATCCTCCCGGTTTATATGCTTCTGATAATGGTGATCACGATGCCGATCAGCAAGATGGCCACCACCGCCGAAAAATCCACGCTGAAGCGCGGTATGATCCTGCGGATGGGGGCCAGCACGGGTTCGGTGATCTTCACCAGCCACAGGTAGATCCCGCTGCTGTGGTCCCGCACGAACCAGCTCATCAGGGCGCGAATGATGATCACCAGCTGATACAGCCTCAGCAATTCCACGATCACCGCGGCCAAGCGTCCGCCGATGTTCATTCCAGCACCTCGTGGCAGTTGCGGCAGCGGGCCTCGTAGGCTTCAGTGCTGCCCACCAAAATTTGTTCCCCTTTGTGCACCGTGCGCTGGGTGCGGTTGGCCGGATTGCCGCATTTCACGCAGATAGCCAGGTTTTTGGTCACGTATTCCGCCACGGCCATCAGCTGTGGCATGCTGGCAAAAGGCTTGCCCGTGTAATCCTGGTCCAGGCCGGCCACGATCACCCGGTATCCCTTGTCCGCCAGATCGTTGCAGACGTCCACGATCGATGCGTCAAAAAACTGGGCCTCGTCGATGGCCACGATCTTGATGTCGTCTTTCAGATACTGATAGATCTCCTCCGGCCGGGTGATCGGCACGGACGGCGCCTGCATCTGGGAATGGGAGACGATGTTGGTGGCGTCGTAACGGTTGTCGATGGCGGGTTTGAACACCAGAAGTGCCTGCCGCGCGTATTCAGCCCGGCGGATGCGGCGGATCAGCTCCTCCGTTTTGCCGCTGAACATGCTGCCGCAGATCACTTCGATCCAGCCGGTCTTCTGATTGATGATGTTCACCGTGACTCCTTGAAGATAAAATTTGGCAAAGCGCCAAACTTGCCGGCGCCGCGATTTTGTCAATCTCTAAAGTGCCTCTCAGGCTCCGAAAAGGTGGTGCGCGATGATGCCGGCGGAAACGGCCACGTTCAGCGACTCCATCCCCTCCCCCATTTCGATCCGCAAGGTCCTGTCCGCCAGTGCCTTGATCGCGTCAGAAACGCCCCGCGCCTCGGAACCGAGCGCGATCACCACCGGCCTGTCCGGCTCGGGCTCAAAAGCGCGCAAAGCCTCGCCGGAAGCGGCATCGGTGAGGATCAGCTCCGCCTGGGTTGAGCGCAGTCGCGCCGCGTCCAGGATCTGGAACGGCACCCTGAACACGCTGCCCAGAGAGGCCCGGATCACTTTCGGCGAAGACACTTCCACGCAATCCGGCGACAGTAGCAGGGCGTCGATCCCAAAAGCCACGACGAGCCTGAAAATGGTGCCCAGATTGCCCGGATCGCTGATCCCGTCCAGATAAAAGGCGCGCCGGAACTTCAGCTGGCGTTCCCGCGGCAGCTCGAACAGCGCCGCCACGCCCTGCGGATTCTGGCTGTCACAGATCCTGGCCAGTTCCCAGTCCCGCAGTTCAAGCGCCGGAATCCCTTTCCAGATGGGGCTTTCCCCCTTTGTAAAATACTGCTCCAGCGGTTTGATGCCCCACTCCCGCAGCTGGAAAAGCGTCCTCTGTCCCTCCACCACCACCTTGCCTTCGCTCAGGCGCTGTTTTTTCTGTTTCAGTTTGCTCAGTTCCCGCGTTCTGTTGTTGCTCAGTTCCGCCGTGATCGTGTCCAAATTTCCAATCTCCTGATTTTCAGTTATCTACGCACTTATCCACAAAAGCCGTGGATTATCCACATTTTGCATCTTGCTGCCCCGCAGCGTCTTATCATGTTGTTGCCGTCTGTCCACAAAGTTATCCACATCTTATCCACAAAGCGCGCAAGACCGCTTTTTCTATAGGATTGCGAGTTTCACGCGGCACGATCTTTTACCAACATTTAAGCTGAGGATAAAGATACCGCGGCCCAGTTTGCGGAAAGCCGGCTCCGCCGAGAGCAGCCAGCTGCCCTCACCGGGTTCCGGCTGGGCGAAACTTCGGCTCAACACCTTCTGTCCGCGTGAATTGTAAAGCTTCAGCTCCACCGTTCCGGTGCTCCCCTCCGGCAGATACCACTTCGCCGAGGCCAGAGACCTGTTTCGCACGGGGTTGGGCGCCACCAGCAGTTCCAAGCCCGGCTCCTCATAAACGTAAGCCACATACAGGGAATCGGAGATCGCGCCCCAGGGATTGACCGCTTCGATCTCCAGCCAGCCGGGACCGCTGACGGGAACGAAAACTGAGAACGTTTTTTGCCCAAACTCCGGTTTCACAAAGATGGCTTCGCTGCCCTCCACCCAGGCCCGGGTTTTCACAATGTACCACAGCGAATCCGGATAGACCGGCTGTCTCAGTTCCAGCCTCAGGTTCGCCAGCACCATGCTTTGGCTCGCCAGCTCCGGCGCGGGCGGTTTCCCGTGCGGACCGTAGGCCCGGTGCAGCACCTGGAACCAGCGGTATTGGGAAAACTCCAGTTGGGCGTAGCGGGTCCACCAAACGTCGTAATACTGTTGGTTAACGGGAAACCAGAGCGCCGCGGAACCCACTTCGTGCGGGATGTTCAAGCTGCCCGAGTTCACCACGCAGGCCTCCCATTTCGCTTTCAGGGGCCCCAGTTCCGGTTCCCACCATTCCCCCCAGGCATCGTACATCCGGTTCAGAAGTTCACCGGTGTCGATGTCGTTGTAGCCTGTGTTCATCTCCCAGCAGAGGTCGCGCACAGGCAGCATCGACAGCGGCCAGTAACAGGATTTGCCCAGGAAAAAATCGCGGAAAGCGCTGTAAAAGACTTCCAGGGCGGAGGTCCGGATCGCGGAGCAGGTGATGGGATTGCTGAAGCCGCCGGGATTCTGGCTGCCGCCATCCGCGTAGGATTCGAGGTATTTTGCACAGATCAGTCCGGCGATCTCCTCCGCTTCTCCAGCCCCGAACAGCGGAACGATGGCCTGATAGGGAAAACCCGCCGCCGGCACCAGTTCTTCGGAGCCCACCACAAGTTCCGCGGCGTGCCTCACCTCCGCCAGAACCTCCAGGCTCTGCATGCTGCAGGCGTCGAAGAGCAGAATGTCCAGGCGCGGAATGCCGCTCAGGGCGTCCTTCAGTTCGCCTTCGGAAACGCTGATGAGCGATGCCGAGCCTTCATCCGGACAGATCCATTTGCCCTCGTCCGCCTTGAACCAGTTGTCCCCGTGCCCCCAGATCACCAGCATTTTGAGCTGGGAAGGATATTGCTGAAAGCCCCAGTTGATGAAGCTTTGCAAGGTCTGGGGATCGCCGCTGTCAATGGGGCCCAGGTCCTCCAGCAGCGGCGAAGTGATGTAGGGCAGGGCGTCGGCGCGGATCTTTCTGCGCTGGCCGCCGGGATGGTCGGAACCAGCCGGCATGTCCGTCTGCACTATCAGATCGAGGTTCGCGGGCAATGCCGCGGCCTCCATGGAGTTCACATCCGCCGCGGCGTTTTGCCAGAGATTGTTATCCGCGGCCATGTAAACCAGCACGGTCCAGTCCGCGGCGCCGAGGGGAAACAGCAAAACGGACCACAGCGCCAGCAGCAGCAACCGCTTCACCGTTTCACCCCGCGTCCCGTCACTCAATAGTTGTAGTCCTGGGCCTCTTCCAGGCCGTTCAAGACCCGCAAACCGCCCTGGCAGAGCGCTTCCATCTCACGTTCGCCGGGATAGAGCTTGATCGGGGCGATGAATTCCACCCGCGAGCGGATCTGCTGGACGATGTAGTCGTTGTAAACCAGCCCGCCGCTGAGGAAAATGGCGTCCACTTTGCCCTTCAGCACTGTCGCGCAGGCCCCGGCTTCCTTGGCCACCTGGTAGCACATGGCGTCGGTGATCAGTTTCGCCTTGGCGTCGCCGGCCTGGATGCGCTCATTCACCTCGATCCCGCTGTCCGTGCCCAGATAGGCCATCAAACCGGCGGCCTTGGTGAGGTATTTCACCAGCTGGGGATGCGTGTATTTGCCGCTGTAAGCCAGTTCCAGCAGATCGCCGATGGGCAGGGCGCCCGCCCGCTGTGGTGAAAAGGGTCCCATGCCCAACAGGGCGTTGTTCACATCGGCCACACGGCCTTTTTTGATGGCCGCCACGGAAATTCCGCCGCCCATGTGCACCCCGATCAGGTTCACCTCATCCAGTTTTTTACCCAGTTCAGCCGCCATCAAACGCGCTATGTAGCGGATGTTCAGGGCGTGCAGCAGGGATTTGCGCTCGATCTCCGGAATGCCGGAAATCCTCGCCAGATCGTCAAATTCGTCCACCACCACCGGGTCCACGATGAAACCGGGGATGCCAAATTCCCGGGCGATGGCGTCGGCGATGAAGGCGCCCAGCGCCGAAGCGTGGGTGCGACCCCACAACGAGGGATCGCGCAGATCCTTTTTCATCGCCTCGTTGATCCTGAAAGTGCCGCCCGGAACTGGTTTCACCAGTCCGCCCCTACCCACCACGGCCACCAAAGACCGCGGATCGACCTCGTGCTCCTGCATCGCCTCCAGCACCAATTTCTGGCGGAACTCATACTGGTCGATGATGTTGGGATAGGGCTCAAGCTCCGCCGGATCGTGGCGCAGCGTTTTCTCAAAAACCGGCCTGTCGCCGTCGTGTACGGCGATCTTCGTGGATGTGGAGCCGGGATTGATGGCAAGGATTAGCTGGGACATTTATCCTCCTGTCCTGCGTTTTTTATTTTTTCGCAAGCTCTGGCAGCGCCCCCCTTTTGTCAATCTTTTCCTTTGCCCTCCGGTGATCAATACGGTATCAATACGGAATCAATACGGATTTCATCCGTAATGATTCCGTATTGATACCGTATTGATATTGGGAGCGAACCGGGGAAAAAAGCGGATTTGGGTGCTGGAATT
It includes:
- the lspA gene encoding signal peptidase II: MDRPKRYPAFIIMAAVIVLDQMSKILVRKYIPMGKWITVGERLWGDFLQIGHLENTGAAFSLSLPNPLWNKAFFIGTSVLAVVFILWLLSRATHKIQVVAFGLVLGGAIGNNLIDRPILGAVTDFVSFDIPDLIRGMERFPVFNVADSAIFFAMCLLIVDMIFISGKKAPQPESLPTPEINLPDKEQ
- a CDS encoding TraR/DksA family transcriptional regulator, which translates into the protein MAAKPLTAKKLKKFEEIIQKELKESVAYVEDINKDQSIGARESSGDLSSYAYHQADQGSDTNLMEQTVMMMEQERNKIRQLNDALRKIYEGNYGVCEMCGENINESRLEIIPYAQYCIACMEKMEDKKRRQKK
- a CDS encoding purine-nucleoside phosphorylase, whose product is MSAAYRQTADWLKQRLPEVPKVALILGTGLNGIAEQGRILVQIPYSGIPGFASSTAPSHKGNLILGELGGQKVLYLQGRFHHYEGHPLPTVVFPTRVLACLGIETLIVTNASGSLREELSPGSIVMLSDHINFMGGNPLCGENDASLGERFPSLNQPYDPDHRQACAAIAARAGITLREGTYIAVTGPSLETRAECAAFAGWGADLVGMSTVPEVIAARHAGMKVLAFSVVTNYSNLLHDQAHSQEEIRANADKASAWLIYIITEFVSGLK
- a CDS encoding DivIVA domain-containing protein codes for the protein MSLFPTDIRHQEFSGSLMGYSKKEVKDYLEELASELEEYQNRQEKELQRRELAQLEVRQEAVQAGSAVEELKRREELISRTLVFAEKTKADIISNARKEAENIIHEAELKAKRAIQEAKQYLGVLEQQYIQIKEQKRQFLMQFKSELNTFQDRIDKDPLLSKPPEHLLDSDFRQIKEEIAPNAKPPVEDNQLS
- a CDS encoding YggT family protein; the encoded protein is MNIGGRLAAVIVELLRLYQLVIIIRALMSWFVRDHSSGIYLWLVKITEPVLAPIRRIIPRFSVDFSAVVAILLIGIVITIIRSI
- a CDS encoding thymidine kinase, whose protein sequence is MNIINQKTGWIEVICGSMFSGKTEELIRRIRRAEYARQALLVFKPAIDNRYDATNIVSHSQMQAPSVPITRPEEIYQYLKDDIKIVAIDEAQFFDASIVDVCNDLADKGYRVIVAGLDQDYTGKPFASMPQLMAVAEYVTKNLAICVKCGNPANRTQRTVHKGEQILVGSTEAYEARCRNCHEVLE
- a CDS encoding RNA methyltransferase — protein: MDTITAELSNNRTRELSKLKQKKQRLSEGKVVVEGQRTLFQLREWGIKPLEQYFTKGESPIWKGIPALELRDWELARICDSQNPQGVAALFELPRERQLKFRRAFYLDGISDPGNLGTIFRLVVAFGIDALLLSPDCVEVSSPKVIRASLGSVFRVPFQILDAARLRSTQAELILTDAASGEALRAFEPEPDRPVVIALGSEARGVSDAIKALADRTLRIEMGEGMESLNVAVSAGIIAHHLFGA
- a CDS encoding clostripain-related cysteine peptidase, yielding MKRLLLLALWSVLLFPLGAADWTVLVYMAADNNLWQNAAADVNSMEAAALPANLDLIVQTDMPAGSDHPGGQRRKIRADALPYITSPLLEDLGPIDSGDPQTLQSFINWGFQQYPSQLKMLVIWGHGDNWFKADEGKWICPDEGSASLISVSEGELKDALSGIPRLDILLFDACSMQSLEVLAEVRHAAELVVGSEELVPAAGFPYQAIVPLFGAGEAEEIAGLICAKYLESYADGGSQNPGGFSNPITCSAIRTSALEVFYSAFRDFFLGKSCYWPLSMLPVRDLCWEMNTGYNDIDTGELLNRMYDAWGEWWEPELGPLKAKWEACVVNSGSLNIPHEVGSAALWFPVNQQYYDVWWTRYAQLEFSQYRWFQVLHRAYGPHGKPPAPELASQSMVLANLRLELRQPVYPDSLWYIVKTRAWVEGSEAIFVKPEFGQKTFSVFVPVSGPGWLEIEAVNPWGAISDSLYVAYVYEEPGLELLVAPNPVRNRSLASAKWYLPEGSTGTVELKLYNSRGQKVLSRSFAQPEPGEGSWLLSAEPAFRKLGRGIFILSLNVGKRSCRVKLAIL
- the buk gene encoding butyrate kinase, which translates into the protein MSQLILAINPGSTSTKIAVHDGDRPVFEKTLRHDPAELEPYPNIIDQYEFRQKLVLEAMQEHEVDPRSLVAVVGRGGLVKPVPGGTFRINEAMKKDLRDPSLWGRTHASALGAFIADAIAREFGIPGFIVDPVVVDEFDDLARISGIPEIERKSLLHALNIRYIARLMAAELGKKLDEVNLIGVHMGGGISVAAIKKGRVADVNNALLGMGPFSPQRAGALPIGDLLELAYSGKYTHPQLVKYLTKAAGLMAYLGTDSGIEVNERIQAGDAKAKLITDAMCYQVAKEAGACATVLKGKVDAIFLSGGLVYNDYIVQQIRSRVEFIAPIKLYPGEREMEALCQGGLRVLNGLEEAQDYNY